The proteins below are encoded in one region of Rana temporaria chromosome 2, aRanTem1.1, whole genome shotgun sequence:
- the LOC120926844 gene encoding uncharacterized protein LOC120926844 — translation MAVPGGDVPVGGAARRGKDPQTGAGLARSTGGGLARGGDAFRDADGATPGQSRQSGGPASRHRSESGRVDRRGSGAQAAAAVLRDDLIEEFSSDGDESPRGVVAPIPVTTPAVSRGRGRSEEVRQRPHGQAATGSSSSEEGELPEDPAEDGRYGNLSAGGPSRPRRTDPQGCLIWILGHSFVFWGARRADVKPGGRQLGVPREEGRVRWIGIRGLMWQKVLPEVHRGASLDRAPDILVIHAGGNDLSVRPMRQVIKDIQWDIRRLRASFPDLIIVWSDIVARMAWREARSLERLDKARIKVNREVGRFVVQQGGIAVRHSDLEVETWRYLRGDGVHLNPIGIDLWALGLEEGVRRAFLVWRRAQV, via the exons atggcTGTCCCCGGTGGCGATGTTCCGGTCGGGGGGGCGGCCCGGCGTGGGAAGGACCCTCAGACAGGCGCCGGCCTAGCTCGGTCCACAGGCGGCGGCCTCGCACGCGGTGGGGATGCGTTCAGGGATGCAGATGGAGCGACACCAGGCCAGTCACGTCAGTCGGGAGGTCCCGCCTCCAGGCACCGTTCGGAGTCTGGGAGGGTTGACCGGAGGGGCAGTGGTGCTCAGGCTGCAGCCGCAGTGCTGAGGGATGATCTGATTGAAGAGTTCAGCAGCGATGGAGACGAGAGCCCTCGGGGGGTGGTGGCTCCCATACCTGTCACAACGCCAGCTGTGTCCAGAGGTCGGGGAAGGAGTGAGGAGGTTCGTCAACGACCACACGGGCAGGCGGCGACCGGTTCCAGCAGCAGTGAAGAGGGGGAGCTGCCGGAGGACCCCGCGGAGGATGGACGTTATGGGAACCTGTCGGCTGGAGGACCTTCACGGCCGCGCCGAACCG ATCCCCAAGGTTGTCTGATTTGGATCCTAGGACATTCATTTGTGTTTTGGGGGGCAAGAAGGGCGGATGTCAAGCCTGGGGGGAGACAGCTGGGGGTGcccagggaggaaggaagggtacGATGGATAGGGATTAGGGGTCTCATGTGGCAGAAGGTGTTACCCGAAGTTCACAGGGGGGCTAGCTTAGACAGGGCCCCGGACATTTTGGTGATACATGCGGGGGGGAATGATTTGAGCGTCCGGCCGATGCGCCAGGTGATCAAAGACATACAATGGGATATACGCCGACTGCGGGCCTCTTTCCCTGACCTGATCATTGTTTGGTCAGATATTGTGGCTCGCATGGCCTGGAGGGAGGCCAGGTCATTGGAGCGTTTGGATAAGGCCCGGATAAAGGTGAACAGAGAAGTGGGCAGGTTTGTGGTGCAGCAAGGTGGGATAGCGGTTCGCCATTCAGATTTAGAAGTTGAGACTTGGAGGTACCTGAGGGGGGACGGGGTTCATCTCAACCCGATCGGGATCGATCTTTGGGCTCTGGGATTGGAGGAGGGCGTTAGGAGGGCTTTCCTGGTGTGGCGGCGGGCCCAAGTGTGA